A window from Citrus sinensis cultivar Valencia sweet orange chromosome 3, DVS_A1.0, whole genome shotgun sequence encodes these proteins:
- the LOC127900547 gene encoding uncharacterized protein LOC127900547, with amino-acid sequence MVLVQKLTGLSRSSDDNSTEKCNGSSEEENNDSNNNNIKSCKIAGKDDESTSVITTDENCSGGNIDDGQVNSCFFPPPIFEPPNPFFTSNIPVFTPNSADFLCSNHQQFYNYAANSLLFSSNIRGAILSTHPAAAEGMNDFREF; translated from the coding sequence ATGGTACTGGTGCAGAAACTCACCGGATTGTCGCGATCGAGCGACGATAACTCGACGGAGAAATGCAATGGATCGTCGGAGGAGGAGAATAATGatagcaacaacaacaatattaaGAGCTGTAAGATCGCCGGAAAGGACGACGAGTCGACGTCGGTGATAACGACGGATGAGAACTGCAGCGGAGGAAACATCGACGACGGTCAGGTGAATTCTTGTTTTTTTCCGCCGCCGATATTTGAGCCGCCGAATCCATTTTTTACGAGTAATATTCCAGTGTTTACGCCGAATTCTGCAGATTTTTTGTGCTCGAATCATCAGCAGTTTTATAATTACGCAGCTAATTCGTTGCTTTTCTCGTCGAATATCAGAGGGGCAATTTTGTCAACACATCCGGCAGCAGCTGAAGGCATGAATGATTTTCGTGAATTTtag
- the LOC107177971 gene encoding agamous-like MADS-box protein AGL61, which produces MAPGKGKLKIEIKKIGKQKARMVTFSKRRQSLFKKAQEYANITGSQIAVLVFSPAGNPYVHGSPSFDAVIDKFLSVNGGASSSGQVGVHHNEADVCRGFLMVLEDKIKRCRSAEDLSAVKAELEEVRVKVLQRLKHIEEDEFVTSLLNC; this is translated from the coding sequence ATGGCGCCGGGAAAGGGAAAACTGAAAATCGAAATCAAGAAAATAGGGAAGCAAAAAGCGAGAATGGTTACTTTTTCAAAACGACGGCAAAGCCTTTTCAAAAAAGCCCAAGAATACGCTAACATCACCGGCTCTCAGATCGCCGTTCTTGTTTTCTCACCGGCCGGCAACCCGTACGTTCATGGGTCACCGTCATTTGACGCCGTTATTGACAAATTCTTGAGCGTTAACGGCGGCGCAAGCAGCAGTGGCCAAGTGGGTGTCCATCACAATGAAGCCGATGTGTGCCGCGGATTCTTGATGGTTCTGGAAGACAAGATCAAACGGTGTCGGAGTGCGGAGGATTTGTCGGCGGTGAAGGCGGAGTTGGAGGAAGTGAGAGTGAAGGTTTTGCAGAGACTTAAGCATATTGAAGAAGACGAATTCGTCACTTCTTTGCTCAATTGTTGA
- the LOC102624054 gene encoding uncharacterized protein LOC102624054, giving the protein MKYQLQFEHEARLNVNILGTGLGKEAANSFLYMIIQSLWNLREFQGECKKKLDADHRHVGTPCIVCAFFGIFAAKNRREAVDPTELRIALSYCHWNQNNLQLGRVKDASFFLIVILKALHVAFYAVNSDDEPEDMYEGSLDCINSSCLVHRIFGMDLFESIECINCHIRSGYRKNTHLVLSLNADKLRVLANKHRDMSNEELLELVGIIGRMTCGCGQLNLINRAPWCPPHVLTAIIYWPRGDQSSEDISTTLSALSNEVDVSKLFQGYVPDYTYFIVSMVCCSSDRQHSVCFLYDDQHDKHYVQHSESNVEVTGSWDDVISTCSRKRLLPVLLFLVNNDNPNSEKDERADDLQQSIAADKKLLEENVNYQLQLEHEARFNVNLLGTGLGKEAANSILYTIIQSLWNLREFQEECKKLLDKVEEHDEDPCIVCAFFGIIAAKNRGEAVDPTELRIALSTCYGTRKNFQEGPVKHASLFLLVIFQALHQSFNDVNSDDKPEDVYMGRLACTSSHCLVHRIFGMDVLESIECTNCHIRSGYEKSTLLYLTISAYDLRRWKNDHRDMSGKQLLELTGMGGKMTCGCGQLNRISCAPRRLPQVFISLIDWQGVDESLENISTTLSALSNELDLSKIFQGYLPDYTYFVASMVCLSYDRRYSVCFLSDDQHDEHYNVQHSDSNVEVTGSWADVISTCSRKRFLPILMFFVNKGSKYIGN; this is encoded by the exons ATGAAGTATCAGCTTCAATTTGAGCATGAGGCTAGGCTCAATGTCAACATCCTTGGAACTGGACTTGGAAAAGAAGCTGCCAATAGCTTTCTATATATGATTATACAG TCCCTATGGAACCTACGAGAATTTCAAGGGGAATGCAAGAAGAAATTAGATGCAGATCATAGGCACGTTGGAACTCCCTGCATTGTCTGTGCCTTTTTTGGCATATTTGCTGCCAAGAATCGCAGAGAAGCTGTTGATCCTACTGAATTAAGAATTGCTTTGAGCTACTGCCACTGGAACCAAAACAACTTGCAATTG GGACGAGTGAAGGatgcttcttttttccttATAGTTATCTTGAAAGCTCTTCACGTGGCATTTTATGCTGTTAATTCTGATGACGAACCAGAAGACATGTACGAGGGGAGTTTGGATTGCATAAACTCTAGTTGTTTGGTGCATAGAATATTTGGAATGGATCTTTTTGAAAGTATAGAATGCATCAACTGTCACATTAGATCGGGATATCGAAAGAATACTCACCTTGTTCTTTCTCTAAATGCAGACAAACTCAGAGTCCTTGCG AATAAACATAGGGATATGTCTAATGAAGAGCTTTTAGAGCTGGTGGGGATAATTGGGCGAATGACTTGTGGCTGCGGACAACTAAACCTTATTAACCGTGCTCCTTGGTGTCCTCCACATGTCTTGACAGCCA TTATATATTGGCCGAGAGGTGACCAGAGTTCAGAAGATATATCAACAACCTTGAGTGCTCTATCTAATGAGGTGGATGTAAGCAAGTTATTTCAAGGATACGTGCCTGATTACACATATTTCATCGTTTCAATG GTTTGCTGTTCTAGTGATCGACAACATTCTGTCTGCTTTCTTTATGATGATCAGCATGATAAACATTATGTTCAGCATAGTGAATCAAATGTGGAG GTTACTGGCTCCTGGGATGATGTGATTTCTACCTGCAGCAGAAAACGCTTACTACCAGTACTTCTGTTCTTGGTTAACAATGACAATCCAAATTCTGAGAAGGATGAAAGAGCTGATGATCTGCAACAATCGATTGCGGCCGACAAAAAATTGCTTGAAGAAAATGTGAACTATCAGCTTCAACTTGAGCATGAGGCTAGGTTCAATGTCAATTTGCTTGGAACTGGACTTGGAAAAGAAGCTGCTAATAGCATTCTATATACGATTATACAG TCCCTATGGAACCTACGAGAATTTCAAGAGGAATGTAAAAAGTTATTAGATAAAGTTGAAGAGCACGATGAAGATCCCTGCATTGTCTGTGCCTTTTTTGGCATAATTGCTGCCAAGAATCGCGGAGAAGCTGTTGATCCCACTGAATTAAGAATTGCTCTGAGCACTTGCTACGGTACTCGAAAAAACTTCCAGGAG GGACCAGTGAAGCATGCTTCTCTATTCCTTCTTGTTATCTTCCAAGCTCTCCACCAGTCATTTAATGACGTTAATTCTGATGACAAACCAGAAGACGTGTACATGGGCCGTTTGGCTTGTACAAGCTCCCATTGTTTGGTGCATAGAATATTTGGAATGGATGTTTTGGAAAGTATAGAATGCACCAACTGTCATATTAGATCGGGATATGAGAAGTCTACTCTCCTTTATCTCACTATATCCGCATACGATCTCAGAAGGTGGAAG AATGACCACAGGGATATGTCTGGTAAACAGCTTTTAGAGTTGACGGGGATGGGTGGGAAAATGACTTGTGGCTGCGGACAACTAAACCGTATCTCGTGTGCTCCACGGCGTCTTCCACAGGTCTTCATATCACTTATAGATTGGCAGGGAGTTGACGAGAGTTTAGAAAATATATCAACGACATTGAGTGCTCTCTCTAATGAGTTGGATCTAAGCAAGATATTTCAAGGATACCTGCCTGATTACACATATTTCGTCGCTTCAATG GTTTGCCTCTCTTATGATCGACGATATTCTGTCTGCTTTCTGTCTGATGATCAGCATGATGAACATTATAATGTTCAGCATAGTGACTCAAATGTGGAG GTTACTGGTTCCTGGGCTGATGTGATTTCAACCTGCAGTAGAAAACGCTTTCTACCAATACTTATGTTCTTTGTTAACAAGGGCAGTAAATATATTGGCAACTGA